In a single window of the Melanotaenia boesemani isolate fMelBoe1 chromosome 22, fMelBoe1.pri, whole genome shotgun sequence genome:
- the kif25 gene encoding LOW QUALITY PROTEIN: kinesin-like protein KIF25 (The sequence of the model RefSeq protein was modified relative to this genomic sequence to represent the inferred CDS: inserted 4 bases in 2 codons; deleted 1 base in 1 codon; substituted 3 bases at 3 genomic stop codons) produces MPQFINRDQIFAHQVHLLEHNLRVKRQFIHMQVQNMILFYPVQCLGKLCWDQEEDTKAVNHHQPKRTITQIETDALDLKRPFTCPDLQTCVAALECSLEEEREKCRSERQKGKELLYTLELKGNIRVNCRVRPVLPVDHIQPFTSGPGPASSEEVVYATSXDMVMVNCLKRGIPVQHKMFEFYRVHGPEDSQDAVSEDVKSLLRSLLDGYNMCIMAYGQXGKTHTMMGSQSLGKQSGMQQEVQQGIIPKTAAELFQLISERPAESHTVEVSVMEVYSNKVXLLARDEHGNAAGQRRDVITTSSGASQVTSLTYEPVNNASEVIRIINHVLKLRTHCPTLIHTDSSRSHFIVTLTISSTSPNTLALGKIHKSSAKKDMQHSTHKEERADPTIRNSPDKVFASPASSPYTSPSFPPCISPRHSVSQTLFSTKLQLVDLAGNKCVGVTEVSGAALXEVPYINHSLSTYSDVLGALAEQRPHVSYRNSRLIHLLQDAIGGDAKLLVVXYVSPMQRFIRVPAVFCFLASWSTKSK; encoded by the exons ATGCCTCAGTTTATAAACCGTGACCAAATATTTGCACATCAGGTGCATCTGCTGGAGCACAATTTGAGGGTAA AAAGACAATTTATTCACATGCAGGTGCAGAATATGATTCTGTTTTATCCCGTTCAGTGTTTAGGAAAGTTGTGTTGGGACCAAGAAGAGGACACAAAGGCTGTGAACCATCATCAGCCCAAAAGGACAATAACTCA AATAGAAACAGATGCACTGGATCTTAAACGTCCCTTCACTTGTCCAGATTTGCAGACTTGTGTTGCAGCTCTGGAGTGCTCTCTAGAGGAGGAAAGGGAAAAGTGCAGATCAGAGAGGCAGAAGGGAAAAGAACTTCTCTACACTCTG gAGCTGAAAGGAAACATCAGGGTTAACTGCAGGGTGCGTCCAGTTCTACCCGTTGACCATATCCAGCCCTTCACCAGTGGACCAGG GCCTGCATCATCAGAAGAAGTAGTATATGCAACCAGCT AGGACATGGTCATGGTGAATTGCCTGAAAAGAGGGATTCCTGTGCAACACAAGATGTTTGAGTTTTACA GGGTGCATGGACCAGAAGACTCCCAGGATGCTGTGTCTGAAGATGTGAAGTCGCTCCTTAGATCTCTGCTGGATGG CTATAATATGTGTATAATGGCATATGGGCA CGGAAAAACTCACACCATGATGGGATCCCAGTCACTAGGGAAGCAGTCAGGGATGCAGCAGGAAGTTCAGCAGGGTATTATCCCCAAGACTGCTGCTGAGCTCTTTCA GCTTATCTCAGAAAGGCCAGCAGAAAGTCACACTGTGGAGGTGTCGGTGATGGAGGTGTACAGCAACAAGGT TCTGCTCGCCAGAGATGAGCATGGAAACGCTGCAGGCCAGCGCCGGGATGTTATCACCACCTCCTCTGGTGCCAGCCAGGTCACCTCCCTCACATATGA GCCTGTGAATAATGCCTCTGAGGTGATACGAATTATTAACCATGTTCTGAAGCTCAGGACTCACTGTCCCACCCTAATCCACACAGACTCGTCTCGCTCCCACTTCATAGTCACC CTCACCATTTCTTCCACGAGCCCCAACACTTTGGCCCTGGGTAAGATTCATAAAAGT AGTGCCAAAAAAGACATGCAGCACTCCACCCATAAGGAAGAACGTGCCGACCCCACCATCCGCAACTCACCTGACAAGGTTTTTGCCAGCCCTGCCTCCTCTCCATATACCTCCCCTTCTTTTCCCCCTTGCATCTCACCCAGACACAGCGTCTCCCAGACTCTGTTCAGCACTAAGCTGCAGCTGGTGGACCTGGCAGGGAACAAGTGTGTTG GTGTAACAGAAGTTTCAGGTGCTGCTCTGTGAGAGGTGCCATATATAAACCACAGTTTATCGACTTATTCTGATGTCCTGGGAGCTCTAGCTGAACAGAGACCACATGTCTCCTACAGGAACAGCAGACTTATCCATCTGCTACAAGATGCAATCG GTGGCGATGCcaagctgctggtggtgtaatacGTCTCTCCAATGCAGCGTTTCATCAGAGTCCCTGCAGTCTTTTGCTTTTTGGCCTCCTGGTCCACCAAGTCCAAGTAA